Within the Emticicia oligotrophica DSM 17448 genome, the region ACCAAGAATAAAACTGAGTTTACGTAGTTTGCTCCATTTTTTAATGCAGCATCATTTACTCCGAGTAATAAATCAACTTTTTCTTTAATTGGAACTTCGAAGGCATTACGTTGGATTGGTGCTTTCCAACTAACTTCTCCATAACCATTTTGAGGTGCTAAAATGACTGGTTGAGACATTAGCTTGGCATTGGCCTTGGCTATTGCAACCGCTTCTTCGGCTGCACGTGCGGTATCTGCTTCAGTTTTGGCATCAACAACAGCAGCAAAACCCCAACAACCATTAGCAATGACACGTACACCTACGCCATAAGATTCGGTATTTACAATGTTCTGAACTTTGTCTTCACGCGTAACCACAAATTGATTAAGGTAACGGCCAATTCTTACGTCAGTGTAAGTGGCTCCTTTGGCTTTAGCGGCATTTAAGGCAGCATCTGCAAGTCGCTTCTTGATGGCAACATCCATTGCTCCATCGAGCATGGCTTCTTGAGATACTGAATTGCCAATAATTGGTATATTCGGAAGCATTAAGCCACCAAATCCCAATCCTGATAGTTGAATAAAATCTCTTCTTTTCAAAGCTTTTTCAGTTTTGTGTTAAATAATAAGTTTATTAATGAAGACTAATTTAAAAAATATTCTTTCTTGGTGAAAAAATGTGTGTCGGATTTTGATAAATGGTAATAAATATTGTTGAGTGGAAATCCATTATTCTATAAACCATGTAGGCCTTTATAACCTACATGGTTTGAAAATCTTTTTAAACCGCATCAGATAAGCTACTAAATGTAAAGTCTCTGATTTTTAATGGTGGAATCAAACAACCACCTACACGTGTTGGTTTGCCCATTGCTTCAAGGTTATTGAGCATAATCACAGGGCTTTCATTGAAACGGAAATTTTTAATTGGATATTTAATTTTTCCATTTTCAATATAAAAAGTTCCGTCACGTGTCAGACCCGTGTAAAGTAATGTTTGAGGGTCAACGGCACGGATATACCAAAAACGAGTTACTAAAATCCCTTTTTCAGTTCCTTTAATTAAATCAGCTAAAGATTCGCTTCCTCCAGCCATGATAAATCCTTGTGGAGGAGGCACCGCTTTTACTCCTTTTTTATCTGCCCAATATCTTGAATAGTAAACGTTTTTAACGATACCATTTTCAATCCAAGAAATTTTTTCTTGCGGACGGCCATCGCTTCCTCCACCACCAAAACGGCCTCCACCACCGCCTCCACCGCCACCACCAAATCCAGAACCTGGAATTTCAGGATTGATTGGGTCAGAGAAAATATTTACTCTTTCATCAAATAATTTTTCTCCAATTCTTGTACCACCACCTTTTTTACTCAAAAAACTACGACCTTCATCTGCATTACGTGCATCCATACTACGCATCATGTTTTGAAGTAGGTCAATAGATGCCGCAGGTTCTAAAATTACTGTGTATTTACCTGGCTCCAATGCCTTAGCATTGCTCGAAGCCATTGCTTTTTGCATCGCAATTTCGGTAGCTTCTTTTGTACTTAGTTTTGAAGTATCATTAAAGTCACGAATGGCATAGCCTGAACCAAGACCATCAGCTGTTCTTACGGTTATCGAAAAATCTACTGATGTTGCTTTATTATATCCAAATAAGCCTTTGCTGTTACCGATAGCCGTAAAACCAGTAGAATCCTCTAAATAACCTGCAGCAGTGAGGTTCTTCTTGATACAAGGGTCAATACTATCAAATGCGGCCTTTGCCCTATATTCGGGGTCGATATTAGCAGTTGCTTCGGCGTAAGTATTTGAATCTACGTACGTTTGAGGCCCAAGCATAGGCATATATTCAGGGTTTTCTGGTGCTAATCGAGCAATTTCCTCTGCTCTTCTGACCGTTTTTTCAAGTGAAGCATCATCAAATTCATTGATTGTTGCAGTTCCCGAACGTTTACCAAAAACTGCTGTTACAGCCAATGATTGGTCGTAAGATTCTCCACTTGTCGAAACAGAATTTCTTGCGTAGCGAATGTTGCCAGTGCGGCCACCGCTAAGTGAAACACTCATTTCATCGGCTTTTGAAAATGCTAAAACTTTATCAATAATCTTTTTAGCTTCTTCTTTTGATAATATTTTATTCATTTGTTTAGTTTTTTAAGGTAAGTAGTGTAAGTACATTCAATAGAAAAATAGGCAAAGATTTTAAAGTTTGGACTATCAACCATTGTTTGTGAACTAGCGACTTTTATCAAATCTTTCTACCTGTATTAATCACATTTACACCGTTGAAGCGAGTAGTAGAACTACCATGTGATACAGCACTAACTTGTGAAGGTTGACCCTTACCATCGAAGAATGAACCGAAAGTACGATAGTCGTCTTTATCACATACTTGAACACATGAATTCCAAAATTCTTGTGTATTTGACTGGTAAGCCACATCATCAAACATACCCACGATTTCTCCATTTTTGATTTCGTAGAATAGCTGTCCACCAAATTGGAAATTGTAACGTTGTTGGTCAATTGAATATGAACCACGACCAATGATGTAAATACCTTTTTCTACACCTTTAATCATATCAAACACGCTGAGTTTGTCTTTTCCTGGGCGTAGCGATACATTTGGCATACGTTGGAATTGAACAGAGTTCCAATTATCAGCATAACAGCAGCCATGGGAAGCATTTTCTCCTAGAATATTTACTTGGTCTCTGATTGCTTGATAATTTACCAGAATACCATCTTTGATTAAATCCCATTCCTTACAAGGCACACCTTCGTCGTCAAATCCAACTGTTCCTAAAGCATAAGGTTGAGTCTTATCGGCAACAATATTTACTTGCTTACTAC harbors:
- a CDS encoding TldD/PmbA family protein; this encodes MNKILSKEEAKKIIDKVLAFSKADEMSVSLSGGRTGNIRYARNSVSTSGESYDQSLAVTAVFGKRSGTATINEFDDASLEKTVRRAEEIARLAPENPEYMPMLGPQTYVDSNTYAEATANIDPEYRAKAAFDSIDPCIKKNLTAAGYLEDSTGFTAIGNSKGLFGYNKATSVDFSITVRTADGLGSGYAIRDFNDTSKLSTKEATEIAMQKAMASSNAKALEPGKYTVILEPAASIDLLQNMMRSMDARNADEGRSFLSKKGGGTRIGEKLFDERVNIFSDPINPEIPGSGFGGGGGGGGGGRFGGGGSDGRPQEKISWIENGIVKNVYYSRYWADKKGVKAVPPPQGFIMAGGSESLADLIKGTEKGILVTRFWYIRAVDPQTLLYTGLTRDGTFYIENGKIKYPIKNFRFNESPVIMLNNLEAMGKPTRVGGCLIPPLKIRDFTFSSLSDAV